One segment of Acipenser ruthenus unplaced genomic scaffold, fAciRut3.2 maternal haplotype, whole genome shotgun sequence DNA contains the following:
- the selenow1 gene encoding selenoprotein W, 1 produces MPVKMHVVYCGAUGYKPKFYRLKLQLEDEFPGDVEITGEGTRQSTGWFEVTINGRLVHSKKGGDGFVDSDEKVQKIMKSIEEAMKH; encoded by the exons ATGCCTGTGAAAATGCACGTCGTGTACTG tgGTGCCTGAGGCTACAAGCCGAAG ttctaTCGTCTCAAGCTGCAGCTGGAGGATGAGTTCCCTGGCGATGTGGAGATT aCTGGAGAAGGGACCCGTCAGTCCACTGGCTGGTTTGAGGTCACCATCAATGGACGTCTGGTTCACTCCAAGAAG GGGGGTGATGGCTTCGTGGACAGCGATGAGAAGGTGCAGAAGATCATGAAGTCCATCGAGGAGGCTATGAAACACTGA